The sequence AATCTATAGCTGATGTATCTTGGGCTAGTTTTGTAAATAAACTCGAGTATAAGGCAAAATGGTATGGAAGAGAAATAATAAAAATTGATAGATTATATCCATCAAGTCAAATATGCTCTGTATGTGGTTATAGAGATGGGAAGAAAACTCTAAATATAAGAGAGTGGACTTGTCCAATTTGTAATACATACCATGATAGAGATATAAATGCAAGTAAAAATATATTGGCTGAAGGATTAAGAATAAGAGAAGCAATATAAGAAATAAAAAGAACCGTAGGAACTACGGGGATAGCTTGGTAAATATAGTTGGCTAACAAAAGCAACTACTTCCCAAGAAAGAAGCTCCCACTTCAAAAGCTGAAAGCTTTAAGTGGGAGAGGTTCACTTAAAGTAAAAGGAAAAATTTACTACAATAGTTAGGTACTAACAATTTGAAGTAAGATTTTTCCTTTTTTTATTTTTTAATATTTAATTTTATAACTTATAATTATCGGATGTTTTATACTCTTTAAATTTTTCTTGTAAACTTTTAGTCATTTCTACTATTGAATCAGCACCAACAATTTCACTAACTAAACAAACATGTTGTGCTCCTTTAGATATGATATCATCTATATTATGTGCTTTTATTCCTCCAATAGCTACAAATGGAAGGTGTAAATTTTCTACTGCATATTCTAAATATTCAATTCCAACTGGAGTTGTATCTTTAGTTGTAGTTGGAAATATTGGTCCAACTCCTATATAATCTACATTTAAATTTTTATATGCTTCCATTCCTTGCTCTGGAGAGTGTGTTGAAAGTCCTATTATTTTATCATTACCAACAAGTTTTCTTACATCATCAGGATGCATATCATCTTGTCCTACATGAACTCCATCAGCATCAACTAAAAGTGCCAAATCAATATTGTCATTTACTATAAAAACTACTCCATGTTTTTTACATAACTCTCTTATTGTTTTTACCTCTTTTACTTTTTCTCTAGTAGTTTTAGTCTTTGCTCTGTATTGAATAATTTTTATTCCACCTTTAATCATCTCTTCTACACAGAAATAATTATCTCTTCCTTTTGAAAAATTGTCTCCAGTTATTCCATATATTCCCTTTGGAATCTCTATTCTATTTCTCATTATATAACTCCTTTAAGATTATTTCTGATATTTTACCTGCTATGATATTAACTTTATGAGAATATGTTTTATATTTTGATATATCACTTACCATATCTCCAATAACATAAAAATTTTTTAATTTTTGTATTACCTGAATGTTAGAAGTATCTACTCCTCCTATTCCAGATACTGTTATTAATATTTTATCTCTATCATATAATTCCTCTACAAAAAGTTTTTTAAACTCTTTTTTATCAAACCCTTCTACAAGAATATCACAATCTTTAAAAAAATCTTTTATATTTTTTTCATTAAATTTTATTATTTCATATTCATAATTTCCATGTGAGATTTTGGTAAGATTTTCTCTTAAAGCTTCTGCTTTATATTTTCCAATTTGATCTTCAAAATAAAATTGTCTATTTAAATTAGATTTTTCTATTTTATCAAAGTCTCCAAATTTCAAATTAGTTATTCCACTTCTTACTAAGTGCATAGCTACATTTGATCCTATTCCTCCAACTCCAGCTATACCTATTTTCATACTAATGTTTCCCAATCCTTATACTTAGGTTCTAATCCCCTTTTTCTTATAGCTTCTACTATCTCTTCTACACTTCTACTATCAGTGATATCAAATTGAGCTGTTGATTCATTATCATGAGAATATCCCCCTACTTCAGTTTTTGATCCAGCTGAAAATTTAGTAATTCCCAATGGTAATAAATTATCTCTCATATAAGCACTTTCTCTTGTTGATAAATTAATTCCAGCAGTTGGCTGAAAAATTCTATTAGCTAAAATTATTTGTACAAATGTAATATCATCGACTGCATAACTATCTTTTAAGTTTCCTTCAGCTTCATTAACCCTTGGAAAAGAAATACTAAACTCACTATTAGGATAATTATCTATTAAATATTTTAAATGTAATCCAGTTTTAAAGGCATCACTTCTTATATCTCCTAATCCTAATAATGCTCCTATTCCAATTGATCTTATTCCAGCTTTTGCTCCCCTTTCAGGAGTGTCTAGTCTATATTTGAAATTCTTTTTTTCTCCAGATAAGTGTACTTCTGAATATCTTTTTTCATCATATGTTTCTTGATATACTGTTAACCCATCTAAACCATCAGTTACCAAATATTCATAATCCTCTTGGTCTAGTGGCATTACTTCTATGGAAACTGATGAAAAATATTTTTTTAGTCTATCAATTCCACCTTTTAAATATTCTTTATCTACTAAACCCTTTGCTTCTCCAGTAAGTAATAATATGTTTTCAATTCCTGATTTTGCTATTTCCTTTGCTTCTTTTTCAATTTCATCAAATTTCATATGTCTTCTTTTAATATGATTTTTTTTAGAAAAACCACAATAAATACAATTGCTTGTACAATAATTTGATACATAAATAGGTAAATATAAACTAATTACATTCCCAAAATATTGTCTTGTTAGTCTAGTCGCTCTTACTGCCATTTTTTCAAGATGATTTTTTGCCTTAGGGGATAATAGATTTAAGTAATCATATACTGATAATTTATCTTTCTCAATACTTTTTAAAATCTCTTCATCTGTGATTGAATTAAAATATCCATTAAAATCAAAATCTTTCCATTTAATTAGTTCATTATAAAAGCTCATAATTATTCTCCTCTAAATAAAAATCCTGTAAGTGGTGATGAAGCACTTGCATATTTTTTTTCTTCTGCTAATTGTGCTAAGAAAGCTTCTCTTCCAGCTTCTACTGCTAGTGCAAAAGCTCTTCCCATTTTTACTGGATCTTGTGCTGTGGCAATAGCTGTATTTACAAGTACTGCATCACATCCCATTTCCATAGCTATTGCTGCATCTGAAGGTTTTCCTATTCCTGCATCTACTATAATAGGAACTCTATTGTTTTCTAATAGCATTTCAACAAATGGTTTTGTCAATATTCCTCTATTTGATCCAATTGGAGATCCAAGTGGCATAACTGCTGCTGCTCCTGCATCTTCTAATCTTTTAGCTGTAATTAAATCTGGCATAATATATGGTAAAACTATAAATCCTTCATCAGAAAGAACTTTTGTAGCTTTTACTGTTTCTGCATTATCTGGCATTAAATATTTACTGTCATTGATTATTTCAATTTTTATAAAATCTCCACATCCTGCTTCTCTCGCTATTCTTGCTATTTTAATTGCCTCTTCAGCATTTCTTGCTCCAGAAGTATTAGGTAATAATGTAATATGTTTAGGAATATAATTTAAAATATTTTCCTTTGGATTTTGAAAGTTTATTCTTCTAAGAGCCATAGTTATAATTTGCGATCCACTTGCTTCTAGCATTGGAGCTACTAAATTTTTATCTGCAAATTTTCCTGTTCCTGTTAATAATCTACTATTAAATTCATGTCCTTTTAATATAAATTTTTCCATCTTTTCCTCCTATTTTATAATTTTGTCCTATATTATCAAATATAAAATTATCCTCCTGAAACGAAAGATAAAACTTCTAGGTGATAATCATTAGCTAATTTTTGAGTTTTCCAACTATCTTTTTTCACAATTTCATCATTTACAAGTACTACTGCTCCAGATAAATCAATATTCCATTTTACTTCTAATTCTTTTACTAATTCTTCTACTGAAATATCTTCTTTTTCCGTTTCATACTTTGTACCATTTAGTAAAATCTTCATATTTCCTCCATTCTTAATAAATAAAAAAACTCTGTACCATGTACAGAGCCTAATTTATATATGTTAAAATTTATTTTTAAATAAATTCTATAAATTTGCTTCCCTACGCTGGTATTATCCATATCAGGTTCTAAGGGTCAAGATCTCTCTTTCTCAGCCAAAAGGCTCCCCTAGCAATAATTATTCAATTTACTTTTCAAGTATATACCTATTTATATAATCTGTCAACTACTTTTTTCTTTTTTCTGTTAAGTATTTGTCTATCTCAATTGCTGCTTTCTTACCAGCTTCCATTGCTAATATTACTGTTGCTGCTCCTGTTACTGCATCTCCTCCTGCAAATACTCCCTCTCTTGATGTTTTTCCACTTTCATCTGTTTCTATTCCTTTCCATCTATTTACTAATAAATCTCTTGTTGTATTTGATATCAATGGATTTGGTGATGTTCCTAGTGACATTATTACTGTTTCTCCCTCTAGTATAAATTCACTATTTTCTATTACTGAGAATTTTGCTCTTCCACTCTCATCTGGTTCTCCTAACTCCATTCTTACACACTTAACCTCTTTTACCCAACCTTTTTCATCTCCTATTATCTCTATTGGATTTACTAAAAAGTTAAAGTTTATTCCTTCTTCTTTTGCATGAATTATCTCTTCTTTTCTTGCTGGTAATTCTGCTTCCCCTCTTCTATATAATACTGTTACATCTGCTCCCAATCTCTTTGCTGTTCTTGCTGCATCCATTGCAACATTTCCTCCACCTACTACAAAAACTCTTTTTCCTATTTTTATTGGAGTATCATACTCTTTTTTATTTGCTTTCATTAAATTTACTCTTGTTAAAAATTCATTTGCTGATATTACTCCATTTAGATTTTCTCCTGGAATATTCATAAATCTTGGTAGTCCTGCTCCACTTCCAATAAATACAGCTGAATAATTATATTTATCTAATAGATCATCTACTGTAAACATTCTTCCTATAAATGAGTCTGTATTTACTTTAACTCCTAAGTCATATAATTTTCCTATCTCTTTATCTACTACTTTTTCCTTTGGTAGTCTAAACTCTGGTATTCCATAACTTAATACTCCACCTAATTTATGTAATGCCTCAAATATAGTTACATCATAACCTAATTTTGCTAAATCTCCTGCTGCAGTTAGCCCTGCTGGTCCTCCACCTATTATTGCTACCTTTTCTTCTTTTTTAGTTTCAACTTTATATGGAACATTATTTTCTAAAGCCCAATCTCCTACAAATCTTTCAAGTTTTCCTATTGATACAGCTTCTCCTTTTATTCCTAAAATACATTTTCCTTCACATTGAGATTCTTGCGGACAAACTCTTCCACATATTGCTGGTAAATTAGAATATTTTGATATTATTTTACTAGCATTTTCTATATTTCCTTTTTTAATCTCTTGGATAAATGCTGGAATATCTATTGATACTGGACACCCTTTAACACAAAGAGGATTTTTACAATTTAAACATCTTTGAGCTTCTTTTTGAGCCTCTTCTAAATTATATCCATAACATACTTCTTCAAAGTTTTTATTTCTTTTATTTGGTTCTTGTTCTCTTACAGGTACTCTTCCTTTAATTTCAGATAAATCACTATGCATAGGACAAGAGTCATTATGATGTGTTTCTCCATCTTCTACTTCAAGAATATTTCTTCCCTCTTGAGTTTTATACATATTTTGTCTTCTCATGGCTTCATCATAATCTACTTTATCTCCATCAAACTCAGGTCCATCTACACAAGCAAATTTAACTTTTCCATCTATTGTAACTCTACATGCTCCACACATTCCAGTTCCGTCTACCATAAGTGGATTTAAACTAACTGTATTAGGTAAGTTATATTCTCTACACTTTATAGAAGCAAATTTCATCATTATCATAGGTCCAATAACTATCGCATGATCATACTTTTTATTTTCTTCTTTAATTAATTTATCTATTACATTTGTAACATTACCTTTTATTCCATAACTTCCATCATCAGTACAAACATATAGATTAGTTGCTACTTCTCTCATCTCATTTTCTAAAATTAATATATCTTTACTTCTAGCTCCTATAATTACATCTGCATCTAAACCATTTTTCTTAAACCATTTCACTTGAGGGTATATAGGAGCAGTTCCAACTCCTCCAGCTACAAATAAATATTTTTTATTTTTTAATTCCTCTAATGGTATATTTAAAAATTCACTTGGTTGTCCTAAAGGTCCAACTACATCTTGAAAAAACTCTCCTTCATTATAGTTAGCCATTTTTTTAGTTCCTTCTCCTACTACTTGAAAAACAATAGTAACGCTTCCTTTTTCTTTATCATAATCACAAATAGTTAATGGTATTCTTTCAGCTTTTTCATCAGTTTTTACAATTAAAAATTGTCCTGGTTTAGCTCCATTAGCTAAATCTTTAGCTTCTATATCCATATAGCAAATTTCTTTAGTTAACCATCTTTTTTTTATAATTCTGTACATAAAACTTCTCCTTTTTGATAATTATTTTAATAATTTTTCTATTTCAAATAATAATTTATCTATTTTTTCTTTTTTTCTTTTATCTAAATTATCATATTTATCATTTATCTCTCTGTATAAAACATCTATTTTTTCTGGATTATAACTATATTTTTTCTCTTCTACTACTTCTTTAAACTCTATTATATTCTCTTTTTTATTTATGATATCTAATACTTTTTTATAAGTAATTTCTGTATTATTTTTTTCTAATTCATTTAAAATAAAATCCTGTTCTCTATATAATTGTTCCATACTTCTTATTGGAAGAATTGAAACTATTTGTTTTAATTCTTCAGATTTGCATTTACTGAAAATTTCATATCTTTTTCTAAGTCTTAAAGCTGTATCTTTTTTATAGCCGTTAAACTCTAAATATTTTATATATAATCCCTCAGGACTCCCTTTTCTTCCTAATTCTTCAAAAACTTCAGTAAGATTTTTTCCTAATAAAATAACATTATTTCCTTGAATTTTTAACATTTCTAAAGATTTATTTTTTAAATAGTCTATTAACTCTTTATCTTCAGTTAAAGTATTAAAAACATCATCTTCAATGGAAAAAAGTTTTTTCATCTTTTTTTCCTTATCTATCTCTTTTTCTTCTATTATTACTATTTTTTCTTCTTTATCTATATCCTTATTCTTTTTCCTTTTAGCAATCATAGCTTGAAATCTTTCTTCTGCTGTACTCATATTTCCTCCTAGTCTACATCTCAATTATTATATCTAACAAACTATTTTGTGCTTCTTCTATTGTTTTTGCTTTACTTTCCCAAACTGTTTTTCCTTTTTTTACAAGACTTTCTATAATAGATGTTTCTTTTATAGGTTCTGGAAATACTACATCTGTTTCTTTTAAAATATTTTTTAAAGTTCCTAATATCTCTTTTTGAGTCACTGTTGCTCTATATAAATTTACTAAAATACCATGTATTTTTTCTACACCTGCTTCTTCAATTACATTTATTACACCTTTTAAAGTTGGTATATCACAAAAAGCTGGAATTATAATTTTGTCAGAACATTTTACAAATTCAGTATCTATTTTCATAGTAGGAATACTATCTATTAACACATAATCATACTCTCTTTTTAAATGTCCTATAAATAGTGGTAACTTTTCTAAAA comes from uncultured Fusobacterium sp. and encodes:
- a CDS encoding RNA-guided endonuclease TnpB family protein; translation: SIADVSWASFVNKLEYKAKWYGREIIKIDRLYPSSQICSVCGYRDGKKTLNIREWTCPICNTYHDRDINASKNILAEGLRIREAI
- the thiE gene encoding thiamine phosphate synthase; the protein is MRNRIEIPKGIYGITGDNFSKGRDNYFCVEEMIKGGIKIIQYRAKTKTTREKVKEVKTIRELCKKHGVVFIVNDNIDLALLVDADGVHVGQDDMHPDDVRKLVGNDKIIGLSTHSPEQGMEAYKNLNVDYIGVGPIFPTTTKDTTPVGIEYLEYAVENLHLPFVAIGGIKAHNIDDIISKGAQHVCLVSEIVGADSIVEMTKSLQEKFKEYKTSDNYKL
- the thiF gene encoding sulfur carrier protein ThiS adenylyltransferase ThiF, producing the protein MKIGIAGVGGIGSNVAMHLVRSGITNLKFGDFDKIEKSNLNRQFYFEDQIGKYKAEALRENLTKISHGNYEYEIIKFNEKNIKDFFKDCDILVEGFDKKEFKKLFVEELYDRDKILITVSGIGGVDTSNIQVIQKLKNFYVIGDMVSDISKYKTYSHKVNIIAGKISEIILKELYNEK
- the thiH gene encoding 2-iminoacetate synthase ThiH; translation: MSFYNELIKWKDFDFNGYFNSITDEEILKSIEKDKLSVYDYLNLLSPKAKNHLEKMAVRATRLTRQYFGNVISLYLPIYVSNYCTSNCIYCGFSKKNHIKRRHMKFDEIEKEAKEIAKSGIENILLLTGEAKGLVDKEYLKGGIDRLKKYFSSVSIEVMPLDQEDYEYLVTDGLDGLTVYQETYDEKRYSEVHLSGEKKNFKYRLDTPERGAKAGIRSIGIGALLGLGDIRSDAFKTGLHLKYLIDNYPNSEFSISFPRVNEAEGNLKDSYAVDDITFVQIILANRIFQPTAGINLSTRESAYMRDNLLPLGITKFSAGSKTEVGGYSHDNESTAQFDITDSRSVEEIVEAIRKRGLEPKYKDWETLV
- a CDS encoding thiazole synthase; the encoded protein is MEKFILKGHEFNSRLLTGTGKFADKNLVAPMLEASGSQIITMALRRINFQNPKENILNYIPKHITLLPNTSGARNAEEAIKIARIAREAGCGDFIKIEIINDSKYLMPDNAETVKATKVLSDEGFIVLPYIMPDLITAKRLEDAGAAAVMPLGSPIGSNRGILTKPFVEMLLENNRVPIIVDAGIGKPSDAAIAMEMGCDAVLVNTAIATAQDPVKMGRAFALAVEAGREAFLAQLAEEKKYASASSPLTGFLFRGE
- the thiS gene encoding sulfur carrier protein ThiS is translated as MKILLNGTKYETEKEDISVEELVKELEVKWNIDLSGAVVLVNDEIVKKDSWKTQKLANDYHLEVLSFVSGG
- a CDS encoding bifunctional dihydroorotate dehydrogenase B NAD binding subunit/NADPH-dependent glutamate synthase, with the translated sequence MYRIIKKRWLTKEICYMDIEAKDLANGAKPGQFLIVKTDEKAERIPLTICDYDKEKGSVTIVFQVVGEGTKKMANYNEGEFFQDVVGPLGQPSEFLNIPLEELKNKKYLFVAGGVGTAPIYPQVKWFKKNGLDADVIIGARSKDILILENEMREVATNLYVCTDDGSYGIKGNVTNVIDKLIKEENKKYDHAIVIGPMIMMKFASIKCREYNLPNTVSLNPLMVDGTGMCGACRVTIDGKVKFACVDGPEFDGDKVDYDEAMRRQNMYKTQEGRNILEVEDGETHHNDSCPMHSDLSEIKGRVPVREQEPNKRNKNFEEVCYGYNLEEAQKEAQRCLNCKNPLCVKGCPVSIDIPAFIQEIKKGNIENASKIISKYSNLPAICGRVCPQESQCEGKCILGIKGEAVSIGKLERFVGDWALENNVPYKVETKKEEKVAIIGGGPAGLTAAGDLAKLGYDVTIFEALHKLGGVLSYGIPEFRLPKEKVVDKEIGKLYDLGVKVNTDSFIGRMFTVDDLLDKYNYSAVFIGSGAGLPRFMNIPGENLNGVISANEFLTRVNLMKANKKEYDTPIKIGKRVFVVGGGNVAMDAARTAKRLGADVTVLYRRGEAELPARKEEIIHAKEEGINFNFLVNPIEIIGDEKGWVKEVKCVRMELGEPDESGRAKFSVIENSEFILEGETVIMSLGTSPNPLISNTTRDLLVNRWKGIETDESGKTSREGVFAGGDAVTGAATVILAMEAGKKAAIEIDKYLTEKRKK